A genomic stretch from Pseudomonas alkylphenolica includes:
- a CDS encoding tetratricopeptide repeat protein: MVLSALVPAWANPTSAGSPAQAGSAQGYVATATCLGCHAEQAKQWQDSDHGWAMRDATAANVLGNFKNAQFDEAGVNARFFSKGKRFYVNTEGEEGKPADFEILYTFGHYPLQQYLVALPRGRLQALTIAWDSRSKEEGGQRWFSLYPGQRFAPNDPLHWTGRYQNWNGMCADCHSTRLMKNYNDREDSFASTWQEKNVGCQSCHGPGQAHVDWAKTAKPAEKTYSSATETGLAVDYKALGSQGLVEQCAFCHSRRQTLGVGQMPGHPQLDQSLPATLRRDLYHADGQIDGEVYEYGSFTQSKMYAAGVGCTDCHNPHTSKVKVEGNGLCLQCHNSQAPVARFPSLQAKDYDSEAHHHHPAGTPGAQCVNCHMPTKTYMVVDPRRDHSLRIPRPDLASKDGSPDACTACHQQQTPQWAAKAIEGWYGQPQRPPHYGENFHAVRSGEGIAFSELNAVLADKGKPAIVRASAAEQMADLGARSVISLGWALQDSSALVRAYAVSGFASVPPAQRLQPLLPLLKDPTLAVRDEAVRALADVPAEQLPAESRESFKTLLADYEQRLRGNADLPGGRLNLAVLLSRQGRDAEAMDEYRQALKLDPYFVPARVNLVTLLSASQQLNQAEQVLREGLALEKMPTADHGNLAYMLALLLVEQGKAEQALEWMQTAAVALPDNTRIRYNQGLLLSRLNRRDDAINALRSGLEQSPNDPDLLYSLIYLHALAGERSEAFEYVQRMRKVAPDDPRLQGIEPYWQQ, encoded by the coding sequence ATGGTGTTGTCGGCGCTGGTCCCGGCCTGGGCCAACCCGACGTCTGCTGGATCGCCCGCACAGGCCGGTTCGGCCCAAGGTTATGTTGCCACTGCCACCTGCCTTGGCTGTCACGCCGAGCAAGCCAAACAGTGGCAAGACTCCGACCATGGCTGGGCCATGCGCGACGCTACGGCCGCCAACGTACTGGGCAACTTCAAGAACGCGCAGTTCGATGAGGCCGGGGTCAACGCCAGGTTCTTTTCCAAGGGCAAGCGCTTTTACGTCAACACCGAGGGCGAGGAGGGCAAGCCTGCGGATTTCGAAATCCTCTATACCTTCGGGCACTACCCGCTGCAGCAGTACCTGGTGGCTTTGCCCCGTGGCCGGCTGCAGGCGTTGACCATTGCCTGGGACAGTCGCAGCAAGGAAGAGGGCGGGCAACGCTGGTTCTCGCTGTACCCCGGCCAGCGCTTTGCCCCCAACGATCCCTTGCACTGGACCGGCCGTTACCAGAACTGGAATGGCATGTGCGCCGACTGCCATTCGACGCGGCTGATGAAAAACTACAACGACCGCGAAGACAGCTTTGCCAGTACCTGGCAGGAAAAGAATGTCGGTTGCCAAAGCTGCCATGGGCCTGGTCAGGCGCATGTCGATTGGGCAAAAACGGCAAAGCCCGCTGAAAAGACCTATTCCTCAGCAACCGAAACAGGGCTGGCGGTGGATTACAAAGCACTCGGTAGCCAGGGGCTGGTCGAGCAATGTGCTTTTTGCCACAGCCGTCGACAAACCCTTGGCGTCGGCCAGATGCCCGGGCATCCACAACTGGACCAGAGCCTGCCGGCGACCTTGCGCAGGGATCTCTACCACGCCGATGGCCAGATTGATGGCGAAGTCTACGAATATGGCTCGTTTACCCAGAGCAAGATGTATGCAGCGGGGGTAGGCTGCACCGATTGCCATAACCCGCACACCAGCAAAGTGAAGGTCGAAGGCAATGGCCTCTGCCTGCAGTGCCACAATAGCCAGGCGCCGGTCGCCCGTTTTCCCAGCCTGCAGGCCAAGGACTACGACAGCGAGGCGCACCATCACCACCCGGCAGGCACGCCCGGCGCCCAGTGCGTCAATTGCCACATGCCGACGAAAACCTACATGGTGGTCGATCCCCGGCGTGACCACAGCCTGCGTATCCCGCGGCCGGACCTGGCGAGCAAGGATGGCAGCCCGGACGCCTGTACGGCCTGCCATCAGCAGCAAACGCCGCAATGGGCGGCCAAGGCCATCGAAGGCTGGTACGGGCAGCCGCAGCGTCCGCCGCACTATGGCGAGAACTTCCACGCAGTGCGCAGCGGCGAGGGGATCGCCTTCAGCGAACTCAACGCGGTATTGGCCGACAAAGGCAAACCGGCGATTGTCCGGGCTTCGGCCGCTGAGCAGATGGCCGATCTCGGTGCCCGCTCGGTCATCAGCCTGGGCTGGGCGCTGCAGGACAGCAGTGCGCTGGTGCGTGCCTATGCCGTTTCAGGCTTTGCCAGCGTTCCCCCGGCGCAACGCCTGCAGCCGTTGTTGCCGCTACTCAAGGACCCGACCCTGGCGGTGCGCGATGAAGCTGTCAGGGCGTTGGCCGATGTACCGGCAGAGCAATTGCCTGCCGAGTCGCGCGAGTCGTTCAAGACCCTGCTGGCTGACTACGAGCAACGCTTGCGCGGCAACGCCGACCTGCCCGGTGGCCGCCTCAATCTGGCCGTGCTGTTGAGCCGCCAGGGGCGCGATGCCGAAGCGATGGACGAGTATCGCCAGGCCTTGAAACTGGACCCGTATTTCGTTCCCGCCCGGGTCAACCTGGTAACCCTGCTCAGCGCCTCGCAGCAGCTGAATCAAGCAGAACAGGTTCTGCGCGAAGGACTCGCGCTGGAGAAAATGCCGACGGCTGACCATGGCAACCTGGCGTACATGCTCGCCTTGCTGCTGGTCGAGCAGGGCAAGGCCGAGCAAGCGCTGGAGTGGATGCAAACCGCGGCCGTGGCGTTGCCGGACAACACCCGGATTCGCTACAACCAGGGCTTGCTGCTGTCGCGCCTGAACCGTCGCGATGACGCCATCAATGCACTGCGCAGTGGTCTTGAGCAGTCACCGAACGATCCAGACCTGCTGTATTCGCTGATCTATCTGCATGCCCTGGCGGGTGAGCGCAGTGAGGCTTTCGAGTATGTGCAGCGCATGCGCAAGGTCGCCCCCGATGATCCACGTTTGCAGGGGATCGAGCCTTACTGGCAGCAGTGA
- a CDS encoding OmpP1/FadL family transporter produces MTITASQRLRALKISTLCSALWLVHGTSWAGGITMYEAGQEGSGLANAGAAVLATDPSVMMNNPAGLTQLPGTQVNANGLLMLGHIRFSRDSGNQFDGNEGGNALEYLPGTSFFISHQLDERSSIGFGMYGNFGLALDYDDDWAGRYFTQEAAIIGVSLQPTYAYKLTDDLSVGIGPRLMYAYYRTEAAINNNLLGLADRPDGQLEYKDTDVGTGVNVGVLYRLNPKVMLGLAYTSKIDLHFKDRLRIDDVSNPLLNVALNRLNIDDLKLDMQVPQTVLASASYDLDAQWKLLTSLGWQQWSEFGEIGVEVDTDNAGTSITADRKYKDTWHASLGAQYQASPKVRWSMGVGFDSSMVDDRDRTVDNPAGDTWRFATGVNYQVDEGLDLHLAYTLIWVGDLDEEQSKARSGTTVSGTYENMALHVIGGGAVWRF; encoded by the coding sequence ATGACCATTACAGCCAGCCAGCGACTGCGTGCTCTCAAGATTTCCACCCTGTGTTCGGCACTGTGGCTTGTACACGGAACGAGCTGGGCCGGTGGCATCACCATGTATGAAGCAGGCCAGGAAGGCTCCGGTCTGGCTAACGCCGGTGCGGCAGTGCTGGCCACCGACCCCAGCGTGATGATGAACAACCCGGCGGGACTGACTCAGCTGCCGGGCACTCAAGTCAATGCAAACGGCCTGTTGATGCTCGGCCATATCCGTTTTTCACGCGATAGCGGCAACCAGTTCGACGGCAACGAAGGTGGCAACGCGCTGGAGTATCTGCCCGGCACCAGTTTCTTCATCAGCCACCAGTTGGATGAGCGTTCGAGTATCGGCTTTGGCATGTATGGCAACTTCGGGCTGGCCCTGGACTATGACGATGACTGGGCCGGCCGCTACTTCACCCAGGAAGCCGCGATTATCGGCGTATCCCTGCAGCCGACCTATGCCTACAAGTTGACCGATGACCTGTCAGTGGGCATCGGCCCACGGTTGATGTACGCCTATTACCGCACCGAAGCTGCAATCAACAACAACTTGCTGGGGCTGGCAGACAGGCCTGACGGCCAGCTGGAATACAAGGACACCGATGTCGGCACCGGGGTCAACGTCGGCGTGCTTTACCGGCTCAATCCCAAGGTCATGCTCGGCCTTGCCTACACCAGCAAGATCGACCTGCACTTCAAGGACCGGCTGCGCATCGATGATGTCAGCAATCCGTTGCTCAACGTGGCGTTGAACCGCTTGAACATCGATGACCTGAAGCTTGACATGCAAGTGCCGCAGACGGTGCTGGCCAGTGCCTCTTATGACCTGGACGCACAATGGAAGCTGCTCACCAGCCTCGGCTGGCAACAATGGAGCGAGTTCGGCGAGATCGGTGTGGAGGTCGACACCGATAACGCCGGCACCAGCATCACTGCCGACCGCAAGTACAAGGACACCTGGCATGCGTCACTGGGCGCACAATACCAGGCGTCGCCCAAAGTACGCTGGAGCATGGGTGTGGGTTTTGACAGCTCCATGGTCGACGACCGCGATCGTACCGTGGACAACCCGGCCGGCGACACCTGGCGCTTCGCTACCGGGGTGAACTACCAGGTCGACGAAGGGCTCGACCTGCACCTGGCCTATACGCTGATCTGGGTCGGTGATCTGGATGAAGAGCAGAGCAAGGCGCGCTCAGGCACGACGGTGTCGGGCACTTACGAAAATATGGCCTTGCACGTGATTGGCGGTGGTGCGGTGTGGCGGTTTTGA
- a CDS encoding AAA family ATPase, with amino-acid sequence MSIREQISTLEASVAQQVLGQAETIRHVLLGLLANGHVLLESLPGLAKTRTVKALATHLDAKMQRIQFTPDLLPSDITGGEILQQTAEGNQIKFQPGPLFGNVILADEINRAPAKVQAALLEAMEERQITVAGQSYPMSALFMVLATQNPIEQEGTYPLPEAQMDRFLMKLHLDYPKVEDETLVLRLVRSEDQQVNNASQAPARLPQEIVFAARSEVAGIHVAEAIDRYLIDLINATRKPGDYDEDLARWIKIGASPRGGISLDRVSRAHAWLSGNDFVSPDDVRAVVHPVLRHRLQLTYDAVADGVSADQVLDRLLDRVAIPA; translated from the coding sequence GTGAGCATACGTGAGCAGATATCCACGCTGGAGGCGAGCGTTGCGCAGCAGGTGCTGGGGCAGGCCGAAACCATTCGGCATGTGCTGCTGGGGTTGTTGGCCAATGGTCATGTGCTGCTCGAAAGCTTGCCGGGGCTGGCCAAGACCCGCACGGTCAAAGCCCTGGCGACTCACCTGGACGCAAAGATGCAGCGGATTCAGTTCACCCCTGATCTGCTGCCCTCCGATATCACCGGCGGGGAGATTCTTCAGCAGACTGCCGAAGGCAACCAGATCAAGTTCCAGCCGGGGCCGTTGTTCGGCAATGTCATTCTTGCCGACGAGATCAACCGCGCACCGGCCAAGGTCCAGGCTGCCTTGCTCGAAGCCATGGAGGAGCGGCAGATCACGGTTGCCGGGCAGAGCTATCCGATGTCTGCATTGTTCATGGTGCTGGCCACCCAGAACCCCATCGAGCAGGAAGGCACTTACCCGCTGCCGGAAGCGCAGATGGACCGCTTTCTGATGAAGCTGCACCTGGATTACCCCAAGGTCGAAGATGAAACCCTGGTGCTGCGCCTGGTGCGTAGCGAAGACCAGCAGGTGAACAATGCCAGCCAGGCGCCGGCGCGTTTGCCTCAAGAGATCGTGTTCGCAGCGCGTAGCGAAGTGGCCGGCATCCATGTCGCCGAAGCCATTGACCGCTACCTGATCGACTTGATCAACGCCACCCGCAAACCGGGTGACTACGATGAGGACCTGGCCCGCTGGATCAAGATTGGCGCCAGCCCGCGCGGGGGGATCAGCCTGGACCGGGTGTCGCGGGCCCATGCCTGGCTGTCGGGCAATGATTTCGTCTCACCGGATGATGTGCGTGCTGTTGTGCACCCAGTGCTTCGCCATCGTCTGCAGCTTACCTACGATGCTGTCGCCGATGGGGTCAGCGCCGATCAAGTGCTTGACCGGCTGCTCGATCGCGTCGCGATCCCGGCCTGA
- a CDS encoding DUF58 domain-containing protein: MPDLQPDGFVYASLSQLMALEHRVRGLSFLARQPLSSILSGNHASRLRGRGLSFDELRRYIPGDDLRHLDWRALLRYGKPFVRTFTEERDRPTLILVDQRMSMFFGSQRSFKSVVAAELAALSAWIAFHAGDRVGGLVFDDQGIQHIRPLRSRARVEALCAAVIRSNHQLSATGPDSESEHQLDTVLRSCIATAGHDSLVCIISDFSGVSAQTLQLLRQLSAHNDVIAMQVYDPLALELPQQGRLTVTQGQLQVELEVGQRQVNRPLAAFLSGRLQDVAQMLHRSQVPVLMLSTGEDPLLQVRRELGRLTDRAR; this comes from the coding sequence ATGCCTGACTTGCAGCCGGATGGCTTCGTCTATGCCTCGCTCAGCCAGCTGATGGCACTGGAGCATCGCGTCCGCGGCCTGAGCTTTCTTGCTCGCCAGCCGTTGTCGAGCATTCTTTCCGGCAATCATGCTTCACGCCTGCGGGGCCGTGGCTTGAGCTTCGATGAATTGCGCCGCTACATTCCCGGTGACGATCTGCGTCACCTCGACTGGCGCGCCTTGCTGCGCTACGGCAAGCCCTTTGTGCGCACCTTCACCGAAGAGCGTGACCGGCCAACCCTGATTCTGGTCGATCAGCGCATGAGCATGTTCTTCGGTTCACAACGCAGTTTCAAATCGGTCGTCGCCGCTGAACTGGCAGCCCTGTCGGCGTGGATAGCCTTTCATGCCGGTGACCGCGTCGGTGGCCTGGTGTTTGACGACCAAGGAATACAGCACATTCGCCCGCTACGCAGCCGGGCACGGGTTGAAGCACTGTGCGCCGCGGTGATACGCAGCAATCATCAGCTGTCGGCCACCGGGCCCGATAGCGAGAGCGAGCACCAGCTCGATACCGTGCTGCGCAGCTGCATTGCGACGGCAGGTCACGACAGCCTGGTGTGCATCATCAGCGACTTCTCCGGGGTTTCGGCGCAGACCCTGCAACTGCTGCGGCAACTCAGTGCCCACAACGATGTGATTGCCATGCAGGTGTACGACCCGCTCGCCCTGGAACTCCCGCAGCAGGGGCGCTTGACCGTGACCCAGGGTCAATTGCAGGTGGAGCTGGAAGTCGGTCAGCGCCAGGTCAACCGGCCATTGGCGGCGTTTCTTTCCGGGCGCCTGCAGGATGTCGCCCAGATGCTGCACCGCAGCCAGGTGCCGGTGCTGATGCTCAGCACCGGCGAAGATCCGCTGCTGCAAGTGCGTCGTGAGCTGGGGCGCCTGACGGACAGGGCACGATGA
- a CDS encoding DUF4381 domain-containing protein yields the protein MSRPSPPSIDQLQELPLPTPAFSYLPQTWGWLAVLLVVVALASWWAIWRWRRWQRDRYRREALLQLDRLEQGLSDPPQHLQALRELPVLLKRVALSLSDSATAAALSGAQWQRFLQDHGRAPLPDDFAARLFTLAYAPDAAVQGMTDTEIKALFAASRHWIEAHHVAV from the coding sequence ATGAGCAGGCCATCGCCACCGTCCATCGACCAGCTCCAGGAGCTGCCGTTGCCGACACCTGCATTCAGCTATTTGCCGCAGACCTGGGGGTGGCTGGCGGTGTTGCTGGTCGTCGTGGCCCTTGCCAGCTGGTGGGCCATCTGGCGCTGGCGGCGCTGGCAGCGTGATCGCTACCGGCGTGAAGCACTGCTGCAGCTTGATCGACTGGAGCAGGGGTTGAGCGATCCGCCTCAGCACTTGCAGGCGTTGCGCGAACTACCAGTACTGCTCAAACGGGTGGCACTGTCACTCAGTGATTCGGCCACAGCGGCAGCGCTCAGTGGTGCGCAATGGCAACGCTTCTTGCAGGACCATGGCCGAGCGCCGCTACCGGATGATTTCGCCGCCCGACTGTTTACCCTGGCCTATGCGCCGGACGCCGCAGTGCAGGGCATGACGGACACTGAGATCAAGGCGCTTTTTGCCGCCAGCAGGCACTGGATCGAGGCTCACCATGTGGCAGTTTGA
- a CDS encoding vWA domain-containing protein, which yields MWQFDYPWVVLLLPLPWLAYRYLGVYREARSALRVPFFAAMSRAIGQQPGSPGTGGGRWQLLLNLLVWALVIAACARPVWVEQAIEHEQPIRDMMLAIDISQSMQTQDYTDANGAQSDRLTAVKGVVRDFIAQRKDDRIGLIVFGTGAYPQAPFTLDHASLEVLLDEVGIGMAGPNTALGDAIGLSIKLFEKAKEQEKVLILLTDGNDTASAITPAHAAQLARQQGVVVHTIGIGDPQASGEAKVDLAALQGIAKATGGRFFRADDRQALQAVYATLDQITPHQVKTLSHQPKRDLFWLPLGAALLLLVLSHTLAALFSRFSPQRQPAVPSGR from the coding sequence ATGTGGCAGTTTGACTATCCCTGGGTGGTATTGCTTTTACCGTTGCCCTGGTTGGCTTACCGCTACCTGGGCGTCTATCGGGAAGCACGCAGTGCACTGCGGGTGCCATTTTTTGCTGCCATGAGTCGCGCCATCGGCCAGCAACCTGGCAGCCCGGGGACTGGCGGCGGGCGTTGGCAGTTGCTGCTCAATCTGCTGGTCTGGGCGCTGGTCATCGCCGCCTGTGCGCGGCCGGTCTGGGTAGAGCAAGCCATAGAACATGAACAGCCGATCCGCGACATGATGCTGGCCATCGACATCTCCCAGTCCATGCAAACGCAAGATTATACCGACGCCAACGGCGCTCAGAGCGATCGTCTGACCGCGGTGAAGGGGGTTGTGCGTGATTTCATCGCACAGCGCAAGGATGACCGCATTGGCCTGATCGTGTTCGGAACGGGCGCCTATCCTCAGGCACCCTTTACCCTGGATCACGCCAGTCTTGAGGTGCTGCTGGATGAAGTCGGCATCGGCATGGCCGGCCCGAATACGGCATTGGGTGATGCCATAGGCCTGAGCATCAAATTGTTCGAAAAGGCCAAGGAGCAGGAAAAAGTCCTGATCCTGCTCACTGACGGCAATGATACCGCTAGCGCCATCACCCCGGCCCATGCCGCGCAACTGGCCAGGCAGCAGGGCGTCGTGGTGCACACCATCGGTATCGGTGATCCGCAGGCCAGTGGCGAGGCCAAGGTTGATCTGGCGGCGCTGCAGGGCATCGCCAAGGCCACCGGCGGGCGCTTCTTCCGCGCCGATGATCGCCAGGCCCTGCAAGCGGTCTATGCGACCCTGGACCAGATCACGCCACACCAGGTGAAAACCTTGAGCCACCAGCCCAAACGGGACCTGTTCTGGTTACCCTTGGGCGCGGCGCTGCTGTTGTTAGTGTTGAGTCATACCCTGGCAGCGCTGTTCAGTCGTTTTTCACCTCAGCGCCAACCCGCCGTGCCGTCAGGACGCTGA
- a CDS encoding VWA domain-containing protein — protein sequence MDIDFSAFHFLRPLWLLLIVPALLLPWAWLRRHDLRRQLKGLIAPHLVEPLLITPDDQQRLRPVHLLVLMLGLGAVAVAGPTWTQDTPDFVDNRAPLILAIDLSPSMDADDVPPSRLSAAKHKLHDLIQRRAGARTALIAYAGGAHLVLPATEDPELLDTFLQALSTDLIGQSGKDVVGVIELARKLLDAEKMPGTLLLVTDGAAPEQFEEIPKRLSGSDLQVLVLAVGSQDGGVLLDAKGRPRIADDGQPLQATFDSQALKQLAQAADAPLGSLTLNDDDLDWITLHAQQHFQAVQGDEQQVHWKDAGYWLCWPLALIALLCVRRGWRVNWLGLLLIVMFSAPSEPARAGALADAFFTPDQQGRWAFEHGHFPQAAEHFHDPFWKGVAAYNAADYPAALASFARLDSASAHFYLGNIYVRLFKFPQAISAYQQALQKQADFPQAKANLALVQALLKDYEDQQEAGTPDEKADKVVEDQTPSQGGQQKQVSTPQAASDQLWLNNLTTSPAQFLKRKFMLQNAARQPAGGTQ from the coding sequence ATGGATATCGACTTCAGTGCCTTCCACTTCCTGCGCCCTCTGTGGCTGCTGCTGATCGTGCCCGCACTCCTGCTGCCATGGGCCTGGCTGCGCCGCCATGATCTCAGGCGTCAGCTCAAGGGCCTGATTGCACCGCACCTGGTTGAACCTCTGCTGATTACCCCGGACGATCAGCAACGCCTGCGCCCGGTGCATCTGCTGGTATTGATGCTGGGGCTGGGCGCGGTAGCTGTCGCCGGGCCGACCTGGACCCAGGACACACCGGATTTCGTCGACAACCGCGCGCCGTTGATACTGGCCATCGACCTGTCACCGTCGATGGATGCTGATGACGTGCCGCCGTCGCGCCTGTCTGCGGCCAAGCACAAACTGCATGACCTGATCCAGCGCCGTGCCGGCGCGCGCACGGCGCTGATTGCCTATGCCGGTGGCGCGCACCTGGTGTTGCCGGCCACCGAGGACCCGGAACTGCTCGATACATTCCTGCAGGCACTCTCGACCGACCTGATCGGGCAATCTGGCAAGGATGTTGTCGGTGTGATCGAGCTGGCGCGCAAACTGCTCGATGCCGAGAAAATGCCCGGCACCCTGCTGCTGGTCACCGATGGCGCTGCGCCGGAACAGTTCGAGGAAATTCCCAAGCGCTTGTCCGGCAGTGATCTGCAAGTTCTGGTACTGGCCGTTGGCAGCCAGGACGGTGGTGTGTTGCTCGATGCCAAAGGGCGCCCGCGGATTGCCGATGACGGCCAGCCCTTGCAAGCGACATTCGATAGCCAGGCACTCAAGCAATTGGCGCAGGCAGCCGACGCGCCTCTGGGTAGCCTGACGCTCAACGACGATGATCTGGACTGGATCACGCTGCACGCTCAGCAGCACTTTCAGGCGGTTCAAGGCGATGAGCAGCAAGTGCACTGGAAGGACGCCGGCTATTGGCTGTGCTGGCCATTGGCGCTGATTGCACTGTTGTGTGTGCGTCGGGGATGGCGGGTGAACTGGCTGGGGTTGCTGCTGATAGTCATGTTCAGTGCACCTTCGGAGCCGGCACGAGCAGGTGCATTGGCCGATGCCTTTTTCACCCCGGACCAGCAAGGCCGCTGGGCCTTTGAGCATGGCCATTTTCCACAGGCCGCAGAGCACTTCCACGATCCGTTCTGGAAAGGTGTCGCAGCCTACAACGCTGCGGACTACCCGGCGGCACTGGCCAGCTTCGCCCGCCTTGACAGTGCCTCGGCGCACTTTTACCTGGGCAATATCTACGTGCGCCTGTTCAAGTTCCCCCAGGCCATCAGCGCCTACCAGCAAGCGCTGCAAAAGCAGGCGGATTTCCCCCAGGCCAAAGCCAACCTGGCCTTGGTCCAAGCCTTGCTGAAGGATTACGAGGACCAGCAAGAGGCCGGCACCCCGGATGAAAAAGCCGACAAGGTGGTGGAGGACCAGACCCCCAGCCAGGGTGGGCAGCAAAAGCAGGTGAGCACACCACAAGCAGCTTCTGACCAGCTGTGGTTGAACAACCTGACGACTTCGCCTGCGCAGTTTCTCAAACGCAAGTTCATGCTCCAGAACGCAGCCCGACAGCCTGCTGGAGGTACGCAATGA
- a CDS encoding BatD family protein — protein sequence MKHLLWVLLACAPVFASAAPEVRIQSRLIPETGVVVGGTLSMEVDLLVDTWYTAAPILPALELPGALVTPPSGEAQHLNEKQDGKTFFGLRYTYQITPQVAQPFTIPALTFQVQPGQGSGAVTLNSQPLTFVAKALAGASDQHRLVAKSVTLTQTLQRSHDPLRVGDSITRHLTIQAQGVQAMLIPPPSFAQVQGLKRYLQTPNVSALSDGRGGVSGGVREDSVTYVIEQEGPLSLPAIAFDWWDASSGEARSTVVDAVSFEAGKGNYSAPFSINDDLRALGRQAHVRLSGHWLLLSAALLAGACLIYFGRPWARGSLVRYRHWKETRRRTWLASAGYAWQLLRKQLSSRPLRLDGLYLWVRRSTGKRTLSAFSGEASDATANRSQDLLRFCYAPTAEGVDVSAELLQTLQSSKRQLTKHKVERSHCRLKPLNP from the coding sequence ATGAAACACCTGCTGTGGGTTCTGCTGGCGTGTGCGCCGGTGTTTGCCAGTGCAGCGCCGGAAGTACGGATACAGAGCCGCCTGATACCGGAAACCGGCGTGGTGGTGGGCGGCACGCTGAGCATGGAGGTGGATCTGCTGGTGGACACCTGGTACACCGCAGCGCCAATCCTGCCCGCGCTGGAACTGCCCGGCGCCTTGGTGACGCCACCCAGTGGCGAAGCACAACACCTGAACGAAAAGCAGGACGGCAAGACCTTCTTCGGCTTGCGCTACACCTACCAGATCACCCCGCAAGTGGCGCAGCCATTCACCATCCCGGCGCTGACCTTCCAGGTTCAGCCAGGGCAGGGCAGTGGCGCCGTTACGCTCAACAGCCAGCCATTGACCTTTGTCGCCAAAGCCCTGGCGGGTGCAAGCGATCAACATCGCCTGGTCGCCAAGTCGGTCACCCTCACACAAACGCTGCAGCGCTCGCATGACCCTTTACGGGTTGGCGACAGCATTACCCGGCATCTGACAATTCAGGCGCAAGGCGTCCAGGCCATGCTGATTCCGCCACCATCCTTTGCTCAGGTGCAGGGTTTGAAACGGTATCTGCAGACGCCCAACGTCAGCGCGCTGAGTGATGGCCGCGGCGGGGTTTCCGGTGGTGTGCGTGAAGACAGCGTGACCTATGTGATTGAGCAGGAAGGGCCGCTCAGTCTGCCGGCCATTGCCTTCGATTGGTGGGATGCCAGCAGCGGTGAAGCCCGTAGCACGGTGGTCGACGCCGTGAGCTTCGAAGCAGGCAAAGGCAATTACAGCGCGCCGTTTTCCATCAATGACGACCTGCGCGCGCTCGGGCGGCAGGCACATGTTCGCCTTTCCGGGCATTGGTTGTTGCTGTCGGCGGCGTTGCTGGCCGGTGCTTGCCTGATCTACTTCGGGCGCCCATGGGCCAGGGGTTCTTTGGTGCGGTACCGGCACTGGAAGGAAACTCGCCGCCGTACCTGGCTGGCCTCCGCAGGCTACGCCTGGCAGTTATTGCGTAAACAGTTAAGCAGCCGCCCACTGCGATTGGACGGGCTCTATCTGTGGGTACGGCGTAGCACTGGTAAACGGACGCTGTCGGCATTTTCTGGGGAAGCGTCCGACGCAACTGCTAATCGCTCACAGGATTTGTTGAGATTTTGCTATGCCCCTACCGCTGAGGGCGTTGATGTGTCAGCGGAACTGCTTCAAACACTGCAGTCATCAAAGCGGCAGTTGACGAAACATAAGGTAGAACGTTCGCACTGTAGATTAAAACCATTGAACCCCTAA
- a CDS encoding HAD family hydrolase: MPQVHPMRWLFSLLLMLPLLVQAADPLPSWYNGASRQAIEQFVAAVTTEGSKDYVAPAERIAVFDNDGTLWSEQPMYFEVLFALDEVKRLAPQHPEWKTQQPFKAVLDGDQKALAASGKDGMMKIIVATHAGVSTEDFIAQTRRWLATAVHPKTSKPYTEMVYQSMLELLQYLRANGFKTYIVSGGEVAFMRAFAEEVYGIPPEQVIGTTLDTRFEDRNGSLSIQRLPKLAHNDDGPGKPESIDALIGRRPILAFGNSDGDLQMLQWTKAGPGKRFAGLVHHTDAKREWAYDRDSKVGRLDKALTTATRNGWTVVDMAREWQRVYPFDSIDSQ, encoded by the coding sequence ATGCCTCAAGTCCACCCGATGCGTTGGCTGTTCAGTCTGCTGCTGATGCTACCGCTGCTGGTCCAGGCTGCGGACCCGCTGCCGTCCTGGTACAACGGCGCCTCGCGCCAGGCGATCGAACAGTTTGTCGCTGCCGTGACCACAGAGGGCAGCAAGGACTACGTCGCGCCGGCCGAGCGCATTGCCGTGTTCGACAATGACGGCACCTTGTGGAGCGAGCAGCCGATGTACTTCGAGGTGTTGTTTGCCCTGGATGAAGTCAAGCGCCTGGCCCCGCAACACCCTGAGTGGAAAACCCAGCAACCGTTCAAGGCAGTGCTTGACGGCGACCAGAAAGCCTTGGCCGCCAGCGGTAAAGACGGAATGATGAAAATCATTGTGGCCACCCATGCGGGAGTCAGCACCGAAGACTTTATTGCCCAGACCCGGCGCTGGCTCGCCACCGCAGTGCATCCCAAAACCAGCAAGCCCTACACCGAAATGGTCTACCAATCGATGCTGGAGTTGTTGCAGTACCTGCGGGCCAATGGTTTCAAGACCTACATTGTCTCGGGTGGCGAAGTCGCTTTCATGCGCGCTTTCGCCGAAGAGGTCTATGGCATTCCCCCGGAACAGGTCATCGGCACCACCCTGGATACCCGCTTTGAAGACCGCAACGGCAGCCTGTCGATCCAGCGCCTGCCCAAATTGGCACACAACGATGATGGGCCGGGCAAACCGGAGAGCATCGATGCGCTGATCGGCCGTCGTCCGATCCTGGCCTTCGGTAATTCCGATGGCGACCTGCAAATGCTGCAGTGGACCAAGGCCGGACCCGGCAAGCGTTTCGCCGGGCTGGTGCACCACACTGACGCGAAGCGCGAATGGGCCTATGACCGCGACAGCAAAGTCGGGCGTCTGGACAAGGCGCTGACGACCGCCACCCGCAATGGCTGGACCGTGGTCGATATGGCCCGCGAGTGGCAGCGTGTTTATCCCTTCGACAGTATTGATAGCCAGTAA